One stretch of Streptomyces sp. MMBL 11-1 DNA includes these proteins:
- a CDS encoding APC family permease — MSTAESPTTGDPTNPGGSPPLKRALGTKLLILFVIGDILGTGIYATTGNVAGKVGGALWLPFAIGFAVALLTAASYVELVGKYPKAAGAALYTQKAFKVPFLTFVVAFMVMCSGLSSASAAARAFSGDYLGEFTDAVPPTLIAVLFVLALAAINLRGVAESVKANVVLTLVEVSGLAVILAIGAYAVFSGEGEPSRLTQIETGGTGYALLTGVLGATALGFFAFVGFEDSVNMAEETKDPVRAFPRAIFIGVGITGTVYVLVALVSSLLVDTRTLAGSSGPLLEVVKAGGVDFPPKLFALIALFAVTNSALINIMMASRLCYGMANERILPPAMGKVLAGRRTPWVGIVFVSALAIGLVSTGEIEGLGDTTSFLLLCVFAVVNIAVLVLRKDRVDHHHFRTPTALPVLGALTSLILASPLADRGSDVYVRAGILLLIGIGLWALNKAVMTAREKSGAPGA; from the coding sequence ATGAGCACTGCCGAATCCCCCACGACCGGCGATCCCACGAACCCCGGAGGGTCGCCACCGCTCAAGCGCGCCCTCGGCACCAAGCTGCTGATCCTCTTCGTCATCGGCGACATCCTGGGCACCGGCATCTACGCGACCACCGGGAACGTGGCGGGCAAGGTCGGCGGCGCGCTGTGGCTGCCGTTCGCGATCGGTTTCGCCGTCGCCCTGCTGACGGCGGCCTCGTACGTGGAACTCGTCGGCAAGTACCCGAAGGCGGCCGGGGCCGCGCTCTACACCCAGAAGGCGTTCAAGGTCCCCTTCCTGACCTTCGTCGTCGCCTTCATGGTGATGTGCTCGGGCCTCTCCTCGGCGAGCGCGGCGGCGCGGGCGTTCAGCGGCGACTACCTGGGGGAGTTCACCGACGCGGTGCCGCCGACCCTGATCGCGGTCCTGTTCGTCCTCGCCCTCGCCGCGATCAACCTCCGCGGGGTCGCCGAGTCGGTGAAGGCGAACGTCGTCCTGACCCTGGTCGAGGTCAGCGGTCTCGCGGTGATCCTCGCGATCGGCGCGTACGCCGTGTTCAGCGGCGAGGGCGAGCCCTCGCGGCTGACCCAGATCGAGACCGGCGGCACCGGGTACGCCCTGCTCACCGGGGTGCTCGGCGCCACCGCCCTGGGCTTCTTCGCTTTCGTAGGTTTCGAGGACTCGGTCAACATGGCCGAGGAGACCAAGGACCCCGTCCGTGCCTTCCCCCGCGCGATCTTCATCGGGGTGGGCATCACCGGCACCGTCTACGTCCTGGTCGCCCTGGTCTCCTCGCTCCTGGTCGACACCCGCACCCTGGCGGGCTCCAGCGGCCCGCTGCTGGAGGTGGTGAAGGCCGGGGGCGTCGATTTCCCGCCAAAACTCTTCGCGCTGATCGCCCTGTTCGCCGTCACCAACTCCGCGCTGATCAACATCATGATGGCCTCGCGGCTCTGCTACGGCATGGCCAACGAGCGCATCCTGCCGCCCGCGATGGGCAAGGTGCTGGCGGGTCGGCGCACCCCCTGGGTCGGCATCGTCTTCGTCTCCGCCCTGGCCATCGGCCTGGTCTCCACCGGCGAGATCGAGGGGCTCGGCGACACCACCTCGTTCCTGCTGCTCTGCGTCTTCGCCGTCGTCAACATCGCCGTGCTGGTGCTCCGCAAGGACCGGGTGGACCATCACCATTTCCGTACGCCGACGGCGCTCCCGGTGCTCGGCGCGCTCACCTCGCTGATCCTGGCGAGCCCTCTCGCCGACCGGGGCTCCGACGTGTACGTCCGGGCCGGGATCCTGCTGCTGATCGGGATCGGGCTGTGGGCGCTCAACAAGGCGGTGATGACGGCCCGCGAGAAGTCGGGCGCCCCGGGCGCCTGA
- a CDS encoding transcriptional regulator — protein sequence MTADPADPDAPGTDRLPVVSPMLRRLADERATGALMRDRGTLYLADGQVVHAESPATPGIDVLLTTGGTLRHEGWWDAVAQAGAHRRVGRYLVDSGHVPSGALELCHLGALYDAAFFALAPTGTPARFRYGVAHWIGPVRPVPVAAVERETLRRREFLDRIWPDPACDSAPLLRTAARPSDAPVPARQRRLLELADGARTASDIARTLGRSAFHILVDLRRLSAAGLVGAVRAQPLSAPSAPGRITLPEVTADPDTALLRRLRDALEAL from the coding sequence ATAACCGCCGACCCCGCCGACCCTGACGCCCCCGGTACGGACCGGCTCCCGGTGGTCTCCCCGATGCTCCGGCGCCTCGCCGACGAGCGCGCCACCGGCGCCCTGATGCGCGACCGCGGCACGCTCTACCTCGCCGACGGCCAGGTGGTGCACGCCGAGAGCCCCGCCACCCCCGGCATCGACGTCCTGCTCACCACCGGCGGGACCCTGCGGCACGAGGGCTGGTGGGACGCCGTGGCGCAGGCCGGGGCGCACCGCCGGGTCGGCCGCTATCTCGTGGACAGCGGTCATGTGCCGAGCGGCGCACTGGAGTTGTGCCACCTCGGCGCGCTGTACGACGCCGCGTTCTTCGCGCTCGCGCCGACCGGGACGCCCGCCCGCTTCCGCTACGGGGTGGCGCACTGGATCGGCCCGGTGCGGCCCGTCCCGGTGGCGGCCGTGGAGCGCGAGACGCTGCGCAGACGGGAGTTCCTGGACCGGATCTGGCCCGATCCCGCCTGCGACAGCGCGCCGCTGCTGCGGACGGCGGCGCGTCCGTCCGACGCCCCGGTCCCGGCCCGGCAGCGCCGGCTCCTGGAGCTGGCCGACGGGGCCCGCACGGCCTCGGACATCGCACGGACGCTGGGCCGTTCGGCGTTCCACATCCTGGTCGACCTGCGGCGGCTGTCGGCGGCCGGTCTGGTCGGGGCGGTCCGCGCCCAGCCCCTGTCGGCCCCCTCCGCACCCGGCCGGATCACGCTCCCCGAGGTGACGGCCGACCCCGATACCGCCCTGCTGCGCCGGCTCCGAGACGCATTGGAGGCCCTGTGA
- a CDS encoding roadblock/LC7 domain-containing protein, with translation MVPEAEVREVLDELQRLRARVPMLSGALAASADGLVLAHDIPGIEAEGVAALTAAALGVSVRMTEATGRGGFRELLVRGGNGYIASYAAGSSAVLTLLAEDRINVGRLHLEGRRAGTRIGELVDAALERTERPATVARPAPPPPAATPGSHALPQRPT, from the coding sequence ATGGTGCCCGAGGCCGAAGTCCGTGAGGTCCTCGACGAGCTCCAGCGGTTACGCGCCCGGGTCCCGATGCTCTCCGGGGCGCTGGCCGCCTCCGCCGACGGGCTGGTCCTGGCCCACGACATCCCGGGCATCGAGGCGGAGGGCGTCGCCGCCCTCACCGCGGCCGCCCTCGGCGTCTCCGTCCGGATGACCGAAGCCACCGGGCGGGGCGGCTTCCGCGAACTGCTGGTCCGCGGCGGCAACGGCTACATCGCCAGCTACGCCGCGGGCTCCTCCGCCGTCCTGACCCTGCTGGCCGAGGACCGCATCAACGTCGGCCGGCTCCATCTGGAGGGCCGCCGCGCGGGCACCCGTATCGGCGAACTGGTCGACGCCGCACTGGAACGCACGGAGCGCCCCGCCACCGTCGCCCGCCCCGCTCCCCCTCCCCCCGCCGCCACGCCCGGGAGCCACGCCCTGCCGCAACGCCCCACGTAG
- a CDS encoding MurR/RpiR family transcriptional regulator translates to MSGSSPAARLQRLFEGHRLTPTQRRIAHCMVRRAADAPFLSSVELAELAGVSQPSVTRFAVALGFDGYPALRRHLREVAPADGEQEDAGETYNEYQQAVRVEIENLQHLCDVLADPAPVERAGRLLAGSRPLPVLGLRAASSQARGFGYFAAKVHPDVRVLDEGGSMLPDRIDSARRAGATALMCFALPRHSKESVDALAYARDQGLTVVTVADSAFAPVAKHSDLLLPAAIGSGLSFDTVCAPMLLGRVLLEAMCDGLPDAQARLEEFDARAAARGLFVE, encoded by the coding sequence ATGAGTGGGAGCAGCCCCGCCGCACGGTTGCAGCGGCTCTTCGAGGGCCACCGGCTCACGCCCACCCAGCGGCGCATCGCGCACTGCATGGTCCGCCGGGCCGCCGACGCGCCGTTCCTCTCCAGCGTCGAGCTGGCCGAGCTGGCCGGGGTCAGCCAGCCCTCCGTCACCCGCTTCGCCGTCGCCCTCGGCTTCGACGGCTATCCGGCGCTGCGCAGGCACCTGCGCGAGGTCGCGCCCGCCGACGGGGAGCAGGAGGACGCGGGGGAGACGTACAACGAGTACCAGCAGGCCGTCCGCGTCGAGATCGAGAACCTCCAGCACCTCTGTGACGTGCTCGCCGACCCCGCGCCCGTCGAGCGGGCCGGGCGGCTGCTCGCCGGCTCCCGGCCACTGCCGGTGCTGGGGCTGCGCGCCGCCTCCTCGCAGGCGCGCGGCTTCGGCTACTTCGCCGCCAAGGTGCACCCCGACGTCCGGGTCCTCGACGAGGGCGGCAGCATGCTGCCCGACCGGATCGACTCCGCCCGCCGGGCCGGGGCCACCGCCCTGATGTGCTTCGCGCTGCCGCGCCACTCCAAGGAGAGCGTGGACGCGCTCGCGTACGCCCGGGACCAGGGGCTGACCGTGGTGACGGTCGCCGACTCCGCCTTCGCGCCCGTCGCCAAGCACAGCGATCTGCTGCTCCCGGCGGCGATCGGCTCCGGGCTCTCCTTCGACACCGTCTGCGCGCCGATGCTGCTCGGCCGGGTGCTGCTGGAGGCGATGTGCGACGGGCTCCCCGACGCGCAGGCCCGGCTGGAGGAGTTCGACGCCCGGGCGGCGGCGCGCGGCCTGTTCGTGGAGTGA
- a CDS encoding cystathionine beta-synthase: MQFHDSMISLVGNTPLVRLRNVTAGIQATVLAKVEYFNPGGSVKDRIALRMIEAAEQSGELKPGGTIVEPTSGNTGVGLAIVAQQKGYKCIFVCPDKVSTDKINVLRAYGAEVVVCPTAVDPEHPDSYYNVSDRLVTETPGAWKPDQYSNPNNPRSHYETTGPELWEQTEGKITHFVTGVGTGGTISGTGRYLKEVSEGAVQVIGADPEGSVYSGGSGRPYLVEGVGEDFWPSAYDRTVTDEIVAVSDKDSFQMTRRLAKEEGLLVGGSCGMAVVGALEVARRLGPEDVVVVLLPDSGRGYLSKIFNDEWMADYGFLESTGASANVGAVLDFKEGPMPSLVHMHPEETVGEAIEVLREYGVSQMPIVKPGAGHPDVMAAEVIGSVVERQLLDALFTQRASLTDPLEKHMSAPLPQVGSGEPVEDLMAVLSGAGGSDAAIVLVEGKPKGVVSRQDLLAFLAKDAGTAKA; encoded by the coding sequence GTGCAATTTCACGATTCGATGATCAGTCTTGTCGGCAACACCCCGCTGGTGAGGCTGCGCAACGTCACGGCAGGTATCCAGGCGACGGTCCTGGCCAAGGTCGAGTACTTCAACCCCGGCGGGTCGGTGAAGGACCGCATCGCGCTGCGCATGATCGAGGCGGCCGAACAGAGCGGCGAGCTGAAGCCCGGCGGCACGATCGTCGAGCCGACCAGCGGCAACACCGGAGTCGGGCTCGCCATCGTGGCCCAGCAGAAGGGCTACAAGTGCATCTTCGTCTGCCCGGACAAGGTCTCCACGGACAAGATCAACGTGCTGCGCGCGTACGGCGCGGAGGTCGTCGTCTGCCCCACCGCCGTTGACCCCGAGCACCCGGACTCGTACTACAACGTCTCCGACCGGCTGGTCACCGAGACGCCGGGCGCCTGGAAGCCCGACCAGTACTCCAACCCGAACAACCCTCGCTCGCACTACGAGACCACCGGTCCCGAACTGTGGGAGCAGACGGAGGGGAAGATCACCCACTTCGTCACGGGCGTCGGCACCGGCGGCACGATCAGTGGCACCGGGCGCTACCTCAAGGAGGTCAGCGAAGGCGCGGTCCAGGTCATCGGCGCGGACCCGGAGGGCTCGGTCTACTCCGGCGGCTCCGGGCGGCCGTACCTGGTCGAGGGCGTCGGCGAGGACTTCTGGCCGAGTGCGTACGACCGCACCGTCACCGACGAGATCGTCGCGGTGTCCGACAAGGACTCCTTCCAGATGACGCGGCGGCTCGCCAAGGAGGAGGGGCTGCTCGTCGGCGGCTCCTGCGGCATGGCGGTCGTCGGGGCCCTGGAGGTCGCCAGGCGGCTCGGCCCCGAGGACGTCGTCGTGGTGCTGCTCCCCGACAGCGGGCGCGGCTACCTGAGCAAGATTTTCAACGACGAGTGGATGGCCGACTACGGCTTCCTGGAGAGCACCGGCGCCTCCGCCAACGTCGGCGCTGTCCTGGACTTCAAGGAGGGCCCGATGCCCTCCCTCGTCCACATGCACCCGGAGGAGACGGTCGGCGAGGCCATCGAGGTGCTCCGCGAGTACGGCGTCTCCCAGATGCCGATCGTGAAGCCGGGCGCCGGCCACCCGGACGTGATGGCCGCCGAGGTCATCGGATCCGTCGTGGAACGGCAGCTGCTGGACGCGCTGTTCACCCAGCGCGCCTCGCTGACCGACCCGCTGGAGAAGCACATGTCGGCTCCGCTGCCGCAGGTCGGCTCCGGCGAACCGGTCGAGGACCTGATGGCCGTGCTCAGCGGCGCGGGCGGCTCCGACGCGGCGATCGTGCTCGTCGAGGGCAAGCCCAAGGGCGTGGTGAGCAGGCAGGACCTGCTGGCGTTCCTCGCCAAGGACGCGGGCACGGCGAAGGCCTGA